From one Brachypodium distachyon strain Bd21 chromosome 4, Brachypodium_distachyon_v3.0, whole genome shotgun sequence genomic stretch:
- the LOC100841757 gene encoding F-box/LRR-repeat protein 14: MEDLPEELFTEIIARITQTSDLNSLSLVSKRLYTIEACQRKALHVGCGLCPAREALASLCSRFPNLWKVKIDYSGWASGNGNQLDNKGLLVISSRCPLLTDLTLSFCKCITDLGLGYVADCKKLVSIRLNSALEITSNGLLAVATGCSNLSILHLENCEKIESVEWLEYLGWNRSLEELVVMNCKGINEHDLLKFGPGWMKLQKFGFDTKKRVVNIPGGYDFHDDLYDAHNPSQYDFCCETLKDLRLARFTTGTEVGLRVLLGKCKALERLCLEYVFGLNDNDITAISQTCRNLKSISLWLKPLHYDDAYRTGFTDNSLKALSLGCPMLQAIELTFVGCQPGWPSDISFTQEGLLALIQSCPIRVLVLNDANFFDYDGMKALSSASFLERLELTDSDKITDAGLCFIACAPCLTSLTLRRCDNVTDVGLAELARAQKLESLTIECCRSISHQAAQGAARSVRYSKSSQVGIVERMYF, translated from the coding sequence ATGGAAGATCTCCCGGAGGAACTATTCACAGAGATCATCGCAAGGATTACCCAGACAAGTGATCTGAACTCTCTTTCCCTTGTGTCGAAGCGGCTCTACACCATTGAGGCATGTCAGAGGAAAGCTCTCCACGTCGGCTGTGGCCTTTGCCCTGCTAGAGAAGCCTTGGCATCACTGTGCTCCCGGTTCCCCAACTTGTGGAAAGTGAAAATTGATTACTCTGGATGGGCAAGTGGCAACGGGAATCAATTGGACAATAAAGGCCTCCTCGTGATTTCATCTCGGTGCCCCTTGCTGACTGATCTCACCTTAAGCTTCTGTAAATGCATCACTGACTTAGGTCTTGGTTATGTAGCTGATTGCAAGAAATTGGTGTCGATCAGGCTGAACTCTGCACTAGAAATAACTTCAAATGGGCTTCTCGCTGTGGCAACTGGTTGCAGTAATCTTTCTATTCTCCACCTTGAGAACTGTGAGAAAATAGAAAGTGTGGAGTGGCTGGAGTACCTTGGCTGGAACAGATCGCTGGAAGAACTCGTGGTCATGAATTGCAAGGGAATCAACGAGCATGACCTCCTTAAGTTTGGTCCAGGATGGATGAAGCTCCAGAAGTTTGGTTTTGACACCAAGAAACGAGTAGTAAATATTCCTGGAGGTTATGACTTTCATGATGACTTGTATGACGCTCACAATCCGAGTCAATATGATTTCTGCTGTGAGACGTTGAAGGATTTAAGGTTGGCGCGTTTTACAACTGGGACTGAAGTAGGACTTCGTGTTCTCTTGGGGAAATGCAAAGCGCTGGAGAGGCTGTGCCTGGAGTACGTATTTGGTCTAAATGACAACGACATTACTGCAATATCCCAGACCTGCCGCAACCTTAAAAGCATCTCACTTTGGCTCAAACCTCTGCACTATGATGATGCTTACAGGACAGGCTTTACTGATAACAGCCTTAAGGCTCTATCCCTCGGCTGTCCTATGCTACAGGCTATTGAACTCACTTTTGTTGGTTGCCAACCTGGTTGGCCATCAGATATTAGCTTCACACAGGAGGGCCTTCTTGCTCTCATTCAATCTTGTCCCATTCGTGTTCTTGTGCTAAATGACGCCAACTTCTTTGATTATGATGGAATGAAGGCCCTTTCCAGTGCATCATTCTTGGAGAGACTTGAGCTTACGGATTCTGATAAGATAACTGATGCTGGACTGTGTTTCATTGCGTGTGCCCCATGCTTGACTAGTCTCACACTCCGGCGGTGTGACAATGTGACTGATGTTGGATTGGCCGAGCTTGCACGTGCACAGAAGTTAGAGTCTCTGACCATTGAATGCTGTAGAAGCATCTCTCATCAAGCTGCGCAGGGAGCTGCCAGATCAGTTCGCTACTCTAAATCTTCACAAGTTGGCATTGTAGAAAGAATGTACTTCTAA